From Acidobacteriaceae bacterium, the proteins below share one genomic window:
- a CDS encoding protease pro-enzyme activation domain-containing protein has product MIRNALYRTLWTGAALAVSVFSLAPMSAQIAPAARRITTTVNNADRVSLSGSLRKNLKAATDLGSANASMPARHVMMTLQRSDDRQAALDQYLSDVQNPDSAQYHQWLTPIEYGARFGASADDVQAITAWLQSQGLTIEKTSPAANVITFSGTVGQLQAAFSTSIHSVMLNGEKHVSALSEPQVPRAIAPAVKSIMGLSDFHPHSNLQHGGTATFNSKTRRIEPNFTLFDSASNSYLYVDPADAATIYNTPNSVMNPNYSGTNYDGTGVTVGIVGDSNITTAPVVNYRTAFLNETTSTANLPTVILDGEDPGINNDEEEAFLDVEVLGGLAPKAKINFYTGSDSDLSAGLFNAIQRAINDNTISILSISFSECEALAGTATTQGIAELFQQAAAQGITVLVSSGDSGSANCDADSATSVVNGLAVNALGSSPYNVSVGGTDYPALAANFSQYADSKQTGNPPYWRTAISYIPEVPWNDSTSTIGSFANNTPLLSAGKTNVIGGGGGKSSVFTKPAFQSALTPVDGARDMPDVSFLAANGLYSAVWAVCLDTTDCANASGEFTSGATFEGAGGTSASTPAFAGMLALAVQATGARLGQADNVLYNLAATKYSTVFHDITSGNNAVVCTAGSTNCGSNGFTTGYDAVTGYDLASGLGSVNAAAMISNWAAAKGTSSTTTMTINNSTSPVSVTHGTSLNFAIGINPTTATGSVAIVNTAPAAAAGGPTLNGAPYTVAISNGAGSTTYNGLPGGQYTVYANYSGDASTAASQSTPISVNIAAENSSTKLWLNVYAPSGSPLASQTTIPYGSYVFAEGSVYGTAEGYDASTGLSVGTLTYSDNGASIGTAPITSANFASFPVASATTYAYAVGSHKLTATFPGDTSYKANTSNEVDFTVVKGSTTPILYPTSKTVTSSTNDNIEVDITTASLGVAPTGTITLTANGKTLGSTSTFLTGYESADDSVVSYVVFPVAGSQLANGSNTITATYSGDSNYSGSTGTTTVTESQSSFTLKTSAISINAGAATGNTATLSVVPAGSFAGLVDLSCTVTTVPANATSPVTCTVPASILVTGTGTVTGTLTVNSTASTTAGSYVVTITGKDDATKSITATTTSTITVTGTPGVTLANSAPITLTAGASSGNTSTLTVTPTSGFTGAVSLSCAVTMAPGNAVNPITCGLSPASVTISGTTASTSVLTIASTARTTSALDPTRSILRGVGGTVLAFGLFFFVPTRRRRQLRGLAALIVLVSLGSMVGCGGGGSGSNGGNSSPTQSGTTAGAYTVTVTATPTGGTAQTTTVSVTVN; this is encoded by the coding sequence TCCGTAACGCACTGTACCGCACGCTGTGGACAGGAGCTGCACTCGCAGTAAGTGTTTTCTCTTTGGCACCTATGAGCGCGCAGATAGCCCCTGCCGCGCGTCGCATCACGACGACCGTAAATAACGCCGATCGTGTCTCACTCAGCGGAAGCCTCCGTAAGAATCTCAAGGCCGCCACCGATCTCGGGTCCGCAAACGCGTCCATGCCCGCGCGGCATGTCATGATGACGCTCCAGCGCAGCGACGATCGTCAGGCTGCGCTCGACCAATATCTCAGCGACGTGCAGAACCCCGACTCCGCGCAGTATCACCAGTGGCTGACGCCGATTGAGTACGGCGCGCGTTTCGGCGCCTCTGCCGATGATGTGCAGGCGATCACCGCATGGCTGCAATCTCAAGGCCTGACCATTGAGAAGACCTCGCCCGCTGCCAACGTCATCACCTTCTCGGGAACTGTCGGCCAACTGCAGGCTGCCTTCTCTACCTCCATCCACTCCGTGATGTTGAACGGCGAGAAGCATGTCTCGGCGCTGTCAGAGCCGCAGGTTCCGCGCGCCATCGCACCCGCGGTTAAGTCCATCATGGGCCTCAGCGACTTCCATCCGCACTCCAATCTTCAGCATGGCGGAACGGCAACCTTCAACTCGAAGACGCGCCGCATCGAACCGAACTTCACGCTCTTTGACTCGGCGAGCAACTCATACCTTTACGTAGATCCCGCCGACGCGGCGACCATCTACAACACGCCAAACAGCGTGATGAACCCGAACTACAGCGGCACAAATTATGATGGCACAGGCGTCACCGTTGGCATCGTTGGCGACTCCAACATCACGACCGCTCCGGTCGTAAACTACCGCACCGCGTTCCTCAACGAGACGACCAGTACCGCTAATCTGCCCACGGTCATCCTCGACGGTGAAGACCCCGGCATCAACAACGATGAAGAGGAAGCCTTCCTCGACGTCGAAGTTCTCGGCGGCCTGGCTCCGAAGGCAAAGATCAACTTCTATACCGGCAGCGACAGCGATCTCTCCGCTGGCCTCTTCAATGCCATTCAGCGTGCCATCAACGACAATACGATCAGCATTCTCAGCATCAGCTTCAGCGAGTGCGAAGCACTTGCTGGTACGGCCACAACGCAGGGCATTGCTGAACTCTTCCAGCAGGCTGCAGCGCAGGGCATTACGGTTCTCGTCTCTTCGGGTGACTCCGGCTCAGCGAACTGCGATGCTGACTCCGCTACCTCCGTGGTGAACGGCCTTGCGGTCAACGCTCTCGGCTCTTCCCCTTATAACGTCTCCGTCGGCGGAACCGACTACCCAGCGCTCGCCGCAAACTTCAGCCAGTACGCTGACAGCAAGCAGACTGGAAACCCGCCTTATTGGCGTACGGCGATCTCCTACATTCCAGAAGTTCCGTGGAACGACTCCACCAGCACTATCGGTAGCTTTGCAAACAACACCCCGTTGTTGAGCGCCGGGAAAACAAATGTCATCGGCGGTGGCGGCGGTAAGAGTTCGGTCTTCACGAAGCCTGCTTTCCAAAGCGCACTCACGCCTGTAGACGGCGCGCGCGACATGCCTGACGTCTCCTTCCTCGCGGCAAATGGTTTGTATAGCGCTGTGTGGGCTGTCTGCCTCGACACCACCGACTGCGCAAATGCGAGCGGCGAGTTCACCTCGGGTGCGACCTTCGAAGGCGCTGGCGGCACCTCGGCTTCCACGCCTGCCTTCGCCGGCATGTTGGCTCTCGCGGTGCAGGCCACCGGCGCTCGACTCGGCCAGGCGGACAACGTTCTCTACAACCTCGCGGCGACCAAGTACAGCACGGTCTTCCACGACATCACCAGCGGCAACAACGCCGTCGTCTGCACCGCAGGCAGCACCAACTGCGGCTCAAACGGCTTCACCACCGGCTACGACGCCGTCACCGGTTATGACCTCGCCTCCGGTCTCGGCAGCGTCAACGCTGCAGCGATGATCTCGAACTGGGCCGCCGCAAAGGGAACCAGCTCGACGACGACGATGACCATCAACAACTCTACGTCGCCGGTAAGTGTCACCCACGGCACGAGCCTCAACTTTGCTATCGGTATCAACCCCACCACTGCCACCGGCAGCGTAGCTATCGTGAACACCGCACCCGCCGCGGCCGCTGGCGGCCCCACGCTGAACGGCGCACCGTACACGGTCGCGATCAGCAACGGTGCGGGCAGCACCACCTACAACGGCCTTCCGGGCGGTCAATACACGGTCTACGCCAACTACAGCGGCGATGCCAGCACCGCTGCCAGTCAGTCCACTCCCATCAGCGTCAACATCGCAGCAGAGAACAGCTCCACCAAGCTCTGGCTCAACGTCTATGCACCAAGCGGCAGCCCTCTTGCGAGCCAGACCACGATCCCTTACGGTTCGTACGTCTTCGCAGAAGGCTCCGTCTACGGAACGGCTGAGGGCTACGACGCTTCGACCGGTCTTTCGGTCGGAACGCTTACCTACAGCGACAACGGCGCAAGCATCGGCACAGCGCCAATCACCAGCGCAAACTTCGCGTCCTTCCCGGTAGCTTCTGCAACCACATACGCTTACGCCGTCGGTTCGCACAAGCTCACCGCAACCTTTCCCGGAGATACCAGCTACAAGGCCAACACCTCCAACGAAGTCGACTTCACCGTTGTGAAGGGATCGACAACGCCGATCCTCTACCCGACGTCGAAAACCGTCACCTCGTCCACCAACGACAACATCGAAGTCGACATCACCACCGCAAGCCTGGGCGTAGCTCCTACCGGAACGATCACGCTCACTGCAAACGGCAAAACACTCGGTTCGACGTCAACCTTCCTCACCGGCTACGAAAGCGCTGACGATAGTGTTGTCTCCTATGTGGTCTTCCCGGTCGCTGGCTCGCAACTAGCCAATGGCAGCAACACCATTACGGCAACCTACTCCGGCGATAGCAACTACAGTGGTTCCACCGGAACGACGACGGTCACCGAATCGCAGTCGTCCTTCACGTTGAAGACCTCGGCGATCAGCATCAATGCTGGCGCTGCCACCGGCAACACCGCAACTCTCTCGGTCGTCCCTGCAGGAAGCTTTGCCGGCCTGGTCGATCTCTCGTGCACGGTCACCACCGTGCCCGCGAACGCCACCAGCCCCGTAACCTGCACCGTGCCCGCGTCCATCCTGGTCACTGGTACCGGTACAGTCACCGGCACGCTCACGGTCAACTCCACGGCGAGCACCACAGCCGGGTCGTACGTCGTCACCATCACCGGCAAGGACGATGCGACCAAGAGCATCACCGCCACGACCACCAGCACGATCACCGTCACGGGAACTCCCGGAGTCACCCTCGCGAACAGCGCACCCATCACGCTGACGGCAGGTGCCTCCTCGGGCAATACCTCGACGCTGACCGTTACGCCGACCAGTGGATTCACTGGCGCCGTCAGCCTTTCCTGCGCTGTGACGATGGCTCCTGGCAATGCTGTCAACCCGATAACCTGCGGTCTCTCGCCGGCATCGGTCACCATCAGCGGCACTACGGCATCCACTTCGGTACTCACGATCGCTTCCACCGCTCGCACCACGAGCGCGCTTGATCCCACGCGCAGCATCCTGCGTGGAGTCGGTGGAACGGTACTCGCATTCGGGCTCTTCTTCTTCGTCCCTACGCGTCGTCGCCGTCAGCTTCGTGGCCTGGCAGCACTCATCGTGCTGGTCTCGCTGGGCAGCATGGTCGGTTGCGGTGGAGGTGGTTCGGGCAGCAACGGTGGCAACTCTTCGCCGACGCAGTCCGGCACCACGGCAGGAGCCTACACCGTTACTGTCACCGCAACCCCCACTGGTGGCACCGCGCAGACAACGACCGTCAGCGTGACCGTGAACTAA
- a CDS encoding FG-GAP-like repeat-containing protein has translation MLHSLSRWFSRGAASAALLSAACSGVASAQLRHYVAPDRGLSTSARLQARSASTLKTPADMLLTPFLKAHVSKSSSLTNGALQTMGTPYATTPSFGGYVNAPMFSARTSASLATGTFNNGVTVELGADFDKDGKTDIAVFQQDGTLNILMNDGKGGLSTPVSYLNPNYQSGSINTAYAVDVNNDGYPDIVAYDYNNNTTITWINLKNGTFNAAVTTALDTAHGYPNMVYMADVNGDGKADLIFATIALAGRTSATVSLETQLGAGDGTFGTPDAAKVESFSFAASGIMPTQDGIAVADINGDGKMDIAISIDERLSQSVGTYTVATALGNGDGTFTGLGTTLPIAISAVSVGNSGAVAYDSSILSFADVNGDGKLDVVADVNGTLQSALGNGNGTFGTAVSTDISAIISADDTVLLDVNGDGKLDAIVDGGTLGVYLGNGDGTFAPIASGSQYVTDPSSGSQAMAIADFDNDGVPDIALLGGDYKQVSLFSNTGKGGFRGAPIVTAENDPNGLYSTLLTSGAYTSSGYSSPLLTYYGDTSTDLVTMVGDGKGNFTSVKALPAFPANVEYFQPIHADFNGDGLEDIVYSDTTGGVWVALSKGDGTFATPVSAGLPTSACPVYYGAAGDVNGDGKIDLVIPYGGDIACGNSGGGASGYFVALGNGDGTFSAPTFTATGTELYKIVLGDINNDGKLDIVIDDVPFIYGSGFEVSTALGNGDGTFGTPSIIVQNYLVADVAVSDINNDGNPDLVMSAEEVTGTSVSTGGILTVTGNGDNTFNSSNMIGMGNFFYGIQVADMNNDGNQDIVATLYSTVAQPVNYYGMVTLLGYGNGQFTAPYNSLESLGSENPIVGNFVNDAALDVITANGYGPALFIGQGSSALTLTTSASSIPFGTAETLTAALTSSMTGRPAATGAVSFYDGTTLLGTGTLSSTGTATLTVTTLATGTHAVKAVYAGDTNFNPATSTTSSVNVTAVTAAFTLTGTPATVSVKGGAQGVVTLNLAANASFSGAVTLTCAGMPTNGTCSINPGSVTLTAGGSSTATLVIGTTGTHAALQQRSTPWEAPAAGLSLASLLAVFFGRRKRVRMIAALGLGLVLSMGVMLTGCSDNGSNSSTSSAPTVTAGTYTVTVTATATGSTATAQTTTVSVTVN, from the coding sequence ATGTTGCATTCCTTGTCTCGATGGTTCTCCCGCGGTGCCGCTTCGGCGGCACTGCTCTCCGCAGCCTGTTCCGGCGTGGCGTCGGCACAGTTGCGCCACTACGTCGCGCCTGATCGCGGCCTCAGCACATCGGCTCGTCTGCAGGCGCGTTCTGCGTCGACGCTCAAGACGCCAGCCGACATGCTGTTGACTCCGTTCCTTAAAGCGCATGTATCGAAGTCGTCTTCGTTAACGAACGGCGCGCTTCAGACGATGGGTACGCCATACGCCACCACGCCTTCATTCGGCGGCTATGTCAACGCTCCAATGTTCAGTGCTCGTACCAGCGCCTCGCTTGCTACAGGCACCTTCAACAACGGTGTTACCGTCGAACTCGGCGCCGACTTCGATAAGGACGGCAAGACGGATATCGCTGTCTTCCAGCAGGATGGAACACTCAACATCCTGATGAACGACGGCAAGGGTGGCCTCAGCACTCCCGTCAGCTACCTGAACCCCAACTACCAGAGTGGCAGCATCAATACGGCTTACGCTGTCGACGTCAATAACGACGGCTACCCCGATATCGTTGCGTACGATTACAACAACAACACCACCATCACCTGGATCAATCTCAAAAACGGCACGTTCAACGCGGCTGTCACCACTGCGCTTGATACAGCCCACGGCTACCCGAACATGGTGTACATGGCGGACGTCAACGGAGATGGCAAGGCCGATCTTATCTTCGCCACCATTGCTCTCGCTGGCCGCACCAGTGCTACGGTCTCTCTTGAAACGCAACTCGGCGCTGGCGATGGTACCTTTGGCACTCCTGATGCAGCAAAGGTTGAGTCTTTCTCCTTTGCTGCTTCCGGCATCATGCCGACGCAGGATGGCATCGCGGTTGCCGACATCAACGGTGACGGCAAGATGGACATCGCCATCTCCATCGACGAACGCCTCTCGCAGAGCGTCGGTACCTATACCGTGGCAACGGCACTCGGTAATGGTGATGGAACCTTCACCGGTCTGGGAACGACGCTTCCGATTGCGATCTCTGCGGTCTCCGTTGGAAACTCTGGCGCCGTGGCTTATGACAGCTCCATCCTCAGCTTCGCTGATGTCAACGGCGATGGAAAGCTCGACGTTGTCGCAGACGTAAACGGCACGCTGCAAAGTGCTCTTGGCAACGGCAACGGAACCTTTGGCACTGCCGTCAGCACAGATATCTCCGCAATCATCAGTGCTGACGATACCGTTCTGCTTGACGTCAATGGTGATGGCAAGCTGGACGCGATCGTAGATGGCGGCACGCTAGGCGTCTACCTCGGCAACGGCGATGGTACCTTCGCGCCGATCGCTTCGGGTTCGCAGTACGTCACCGATCCTTCGTCTGGTTCGCAGGCTATGGCTATCGCAGACTTCGACAACGATGGTGTTCCAGACATCGCGTTGCTCGGCGGCGACTACAAGCAGGTCTCTCTCTTCTCCAATACGGGCAAGGGTGGCTTCCGCGGCGCTCCGATCGTTACTGCGGAGAACGATCCCAACGGCCTATACAGCACGCTGCTCACCAGCGGTGCTTATACGTCGAGCGGTTACTCCAGCCCCTTACTTACCTATTACGGCGATACGTCCACAGACCTCGTCACGATGGTTGGAGATGGCAAGGGTAACTTTACCTCGGTCAAGGCTCTTCCGGCCTTCCCTGCAAACGTAGAGTACTTCCAGCCTATCCACGCTGACTTCAACGGTGACGGGCTCGAAGACATCGTGTACTCCGACACCACAGGCGGCGTGTGGGTTGCGCTCTCCAAGGGTGACGGCACCTTCGCCACGCCTGTTTCCGCTGGCCTTCCTACCTCAGCTTGCCCCGTGTACTACGGTGCTGCTGGCGATGTAAACGGCGACGGCAAAATCGATCTCGTCATCCCTTACGGTGGCGACATCGCCTGCGGTAACTCGGGTGGTGGAGCTTCTGGCTACTTCGTCGCTCTCGGCAACGGCGACGGCACGTTCTCCGCACCTACCTTCACCGCGACCGGCACCGAACTCTACAAGATCGTACTCGGCGACATCAACAACGACGGCAAGCTGGATATCGTCATCGACGACGTCCCGTTCATCTACGGTTCGGGCTTCGAGGTCTCCACCGCTCTTGGCAACGGTGACGGCACCTTCGGCACGCCGAGCATCATCGTGCAGAACTACCTGGTGGCTGATGTCGCTGTGTCGGATATCAACAACGACGGCAACCCGGACCTCGTCATGAGCGCTGAAGAAGTTACCGGTACGAGCGTTTCCACCGGCGGCATCCTCACCGTCACAGGCAACGGCGACAACACCTTCAACTCCTCCAACATGATCGGTATGGGCAACTTCTTCTACGGTATCCAGGTCGCCGACATGAACAACGACGGCAACCAGGACATCGTGGCGACGCTCTACTCCACGGTCGCTCAGCCCGTGAACTACTATGGCATGGTCACGCTCCTCGGCTATGGCAACGGTCAGTTCACTGCTCCGTATAACTCTCTCGAAAGCCTCGGCAGCGAAAACCCGATCGTCGGCAACTTCGTCAACGATGCGGCTCTCGACGTCATCACGGCCAATGGGTACGGACCGGCACTCTTCATCGGTCAGGGAAGCTCCGCACTCACGCTTACCACCTCGGCTTCTTCCATCCCGTTCGGTACAGCGGAGACTCTCACCGCGGCACTGACCTCCAGCATGACCGGCCGCCCTGCAGCCACCGGCGCCGTCTCCTTCTATGACGGCACCACGCTGCTCGGGACCGGAACTCTCTCCTCCACGGGTACGGCGACGCTCACCGTCACCACGCTCGCAACCGGCACGCATGCGGTCAAGGCCGTGTACGCCGGAGACACCAACTTCAACCCTGCCACCTCCACCACGTCGTCGGTCAACGTCACGGCGGTAACCGCAGCCTTCACCCTCACCGGCACACCAGCCACCGTCAGCGTCAAGGGCGGAGCACAGGGCGTCGTCACGCTGAACCTCGCAGCAAACGCAAGCTTCAGCGGTGCGGTCACTCTCACCTGTGCGGGCATGCCGACCAACGGCACCTGCTCGATCAACCCCGGCAGCGTCACACTGACGGCTGGTGGTTCTTCGACGGCAACGCTCGTCATCGGTACGACTGGAACGCACGCTGCGCTGCAGCAGCGCTCGACCCCCTGGGAAGCTCCGGCAGCAGGCCTCAGCCTGGCCTCTCTGCTTGCTGTCTTCTTCGGTCGTCGCAAGCGCGTCCGCATGATCGCCGCTCTGGGTCTCGGCCTGGTGTTGTCGATGGGCGTCATGCTCACCGGCTGCAGCGATAACGGCAGCAACAGCAGCACTTCGTCGGCACCCACGGTGACAGCAGGAACGTACACCGTCACAGTAACGGCGACGGCAACCGGTAGCACTGCCACGGCACAGACCACCACGGTCAGCGTGACAGTTAACTAG
- a CDS encoding cytochrome c — protein sequence MRFRRLIPFLSCALGALALSGCHRLPPPKPLSQLNAEESHGHAVFQAHCAQCHFDRSDGSLRGPSLLGLTKKPYLPSGAPSNDERITATILHGRDMMPAQQDIDDLEMHDLLAYLHTL from the coding sequence ATGCGCTTCCGCCGCCTGATTCCGTTTCTGTCCTGTGCCTTGGGAGCGCTTGCGCTCTCCGGTTGCCATCGTCTGCCTCCGCCCAAGCCGCTCTCGCAGTTAAACGCAGAGGAGTCGCACGGCCATGCCGTCTTCCAGGCGCACTGCGCGCAGTGCCACTTCGACCGCTCCGACGGCTCGTTGCGCGGCCCCAGCCTGCTCGGCCTCACCAAGAAGCCCTACCTGCCCAGCGGAGCGCCTTCCAACGACGAACGCATCACCGCAACCATCCTCCACGGCCGCGACATGATGCCCGCCCAGCAGGACATCGACGACCTCGAAATGCACGACCTTCTCGCGTATCTGCACACGCTCTAG
- the lipA gene encoding lipoyl synthase, with translation MLPVASELVQIDLSPRKPQPKPEWLKARAPMGETFHNLKKLARELNLHTVCESAHCPNIGECWNHKTATFMMLGNLCTRRCGFCAVPKGRPEPIDHSEPERVAYAVASLGLKHAVITSVNRDDDNIGAASAFVKVIEEIRRQAPGCQVEVLTPDFQGVEEARRMVVAARPEILNHNIETVPRLYRVAKSGGRYEKSLHFLDAAKKESSEHPDGPIVTKTGIIVGMGEEMHELLAVFRDLADRKVDILTVGQYLRPSRDHLPMARFYTPDEFAFLKHEALGMGFRHVESGPLVRSSYHAHEQAQSTGLA, from the coding sequence ATGCTGCCAGTCGCCTCCGAACTCGTACAGATTGACCTCTCCCCGCGCAAGCCGCAGCCGAAGCCCGAGTGGCTGAAGGCGCGTGCGCCCATGGGCGAGACCTTTCACAATCTGAAGAAGCTGGCCCGCGAGCTCAATCTGCACACCGTCTGTGAGTCCGCACACTGCCCCAACATCGGCGAGTGCTGGAACCACAAGACTGCCACCTTCATGATGCTCGGCAACCTCTGCACGCGCCGCTGCGGCTTCTGCGCGGTGCCCAAGGGCCGCCCCGAACCCATCGACCACAGCGAGCCCGAGCGTGTTGCCTACGCCGTCGCTTCTCTCGGCCTCAAGCATGCCGTCATCACCAGCGTGAACCGCGACGACGACAACATTGGTGCGGCCTCTGCCTTCGTCAAAGTCATCGAAGAGATCCGCCGCCAGGCACCCGGCTGCCAGGTGGAAGTCCTCACCCCTGACTTTCAGGGCGTCGAAGAAGCGCGCCGCATGGTCGTCGCTGCCCGGCCCGAAATTCTGAACCACAACATCGAGACCGTGCCGCGTCTCTACCGCGTCGCCAAATCCGGCGGCCGTTATGAGAAGTCGCTGCACTTCCTCGATGCCGCCAAGAAGGAATCGAGCGAGCACCCTGACGGCCCCATCGTCACCAAGACCGGCATCATCGTCGGTATGGGTGAGGAGATGCACGAACTGCTCGCCGTCTTCCGCGATCTCGCCGACCGCAAGGTCGACATCCTCACCGTCGGCCAATACCTCCGGCCCTCGCGCGACCATCTCCCGATGGCTCGCTTCTACACTCCGGACGAGTTCGCCTTCCTCAAGCATGAAGCTTTAGGCATGGGTTTCCGCCACGTGGAGTCCGGTCCTCTGGTACGCTCCAGTTATCACGCTCACGAGCAAGCGCAGTCCACGGGCCTCGCGTAA
- a CDS encoding RNA-binding S4 domain-containing protein: protein MARIDKWLWAARFFKTRALASKACELSRIRSNGALAKAAREVRVGDRLNITNDAGLFEVEVLQVSEVRGPAAVAQTLYREFDESKDARMKLAAEKKVFAQFEELPVEKPTGRDRRMLNRFRGRG from the coding sequence ATGGCAAGAATAGACAAATGGCTGTGGGCTGCGCGGTTCTTCAAGACGCGGGCTCTGGCGTCAAAGGCATGTGAGTTGAGCCGCATTCGTTCCAACGGAGCGCTGGCGAAGGCCGCGCGCGAAGTGCGCGTGGGCGATCGTTTGAATATTACGAATGACGCCGGGCTCTTTGAAGTAGAAGTGCTGCAGGTGAGCGAAGTGCGTGGACCTGCAGCCGTGGCGCAGACGCTCTATCGCGAGTTCGACGAGAGCAAGGACGCGCGGATGAAGCTGGCGGCAGAGAAGAAGGTCTTTGCCCAGTTTGAAGAGCTGCCGGTTGAGAAACCGACGGGGCGCGATCGCAGGATGTTGAATCGTTTTCGCGGACGTGGCTAG
- a CDS encoding SDR family oxidoreductase translates to MAAIKDIYALQDPTKQYARPKFKHQQQSAPGLDKKLRPLADHGETSYRGSGRLPGRKALVTGGDSGIGRAAAIAFAREGADVVINYLPSEEADAKEVIALIEAEGRRAFAMPGDVRNERFARSLVQKAAKKLGGLDVLAVVAGKQHAVDKIADLTTKQMVETYETNVFSLMWVCQEALKLMPPGGSIITTASIQATHPSPSLLDYAPTKAAILAFTRALARQVAEDGIRVNCVAPGPVWTPLQTSGGQPGKKIPAFGSETPMKRPGQPVEMAPLYVLLASQESSYVTGEVYGATGGLEVG, encoded by the coding sequence ATGGCTGCGATCAAAGACATCTACGCACTGCAGGACCCGACGAAGCAGTACGCACGCCCGAAGTTCAAGCATCAGCAGCAGAGCGCTCCGGGGCTGGACAAGAAGCTGAGGCCGCTGGCCGATCATGGCGAAACAAGCTATCGCGGAAGTGGACGTCTGCCTGGGCGAAAGGCGCTTGTCACTGGTGGCGATAGCGGCATTGGACGTGCTGCGGCGATTGCGTTTGCGCGCGAAGGTGCGGACGTTGTGATCAACTACCTTCCCAGCGAAGAGGCTGACGCGAAGGAAGTGATCGCGCTGATCGAAGCCGAAGGCCGGAGGGCCTTTGCGATGCCGGGGGATGTGCGCAATGAGCGCTTCGCCCGGTCGCTGGTACAGAAGGCAGCGAAAAAGCTTGGGGGACTCGATGTGCTGGCAGTGGTGGCGGGCAAGCAACACGCGGTGGACAAGATTGCCGACCTGACGACGAAGCAGATGGTGGAGACGTATGAGACGAATGTGTTTTCGCTGATGTGGGTTTGCCAGGAGGCTTTGAAGCTGATGCCGCCAGGTGGATCGATCATCACAACCGCTTCAATTCAAGCGACTCACCCGTCGCCGAGCTTGTTGGATTATGCACCGACGAAGGCAGCGATTCTGGCGTTTACGCGCGCACTGGCACGACAGGTGGCAGAAGACGGAATCCGCGTGAACTGTGTGGCTCCGGGACCTGTGTGGACGCCGCTGCAGACCAGCGGAGGACAGCCTGGCAAAAAGATTCCCGCATTCGGCTCTGAGACTCCGATGAAGCGACCAGGACAGCCGGTGGAGATGGCTCCGCTGTATGTTCTGCTGGCCTCGCAGGAGTCCAGCTATGTGACAGGAGAGGTGTATGGTGCGACGGGTGGACTTGAAGTCGGCTAA